The Fodinibius salinus genome includes a window with the following:
- a CDS encoding TonB-dependent receptor, with the protein MKKYLLTMLLTVLYVSGAFAQSITVVDKETGDPLEGVNIFTKDRSIAEVTNSQGNASIEDFAEAETIIFSYVGYNTVRFSYNEIANRTSPIALQQKPLSMGDMVVSANRWKQDTREVPVSVAQITPEEAQLQNPQTAADLLGVSNEVFIQKSQMGGGSPMIRGFATNRVLLVIDGVRMNNAIFRGGNLQNVISLDANAIENTEVVLGPGSVTYGSDAIGGVMSFNTLTPKLSVSSEPRIEGNTLTRISSANWGKTGHIDLNLGFKNWGSVTSLTYSDYQDMRMGTDGPSDYRRSQYVERINGQDQVLTNERPNIQHPTGYNQVNVMQKFRYRPSESWDLKLGMHYSTTTNLPRYDRLTEKQNGQFRKAEWYYGPQQWFMTNFNATYYSDAALFDKLKTTVAYQDYEESRNDRDFQDPNLRNREEHVRSYSANVDFEKQLTNRSTLFYGLEGVINKVYSNAHVTDITTNQQTPTSTRYPDDSRWQSYAAFVNYKNNLSEKFTLTAGARYNQYLIDATIDAPQFQYNFGRADINRSAVTGSAGFVYRPTESWKIDGHISTGFRAPNIDDIGKIFDSEPGSVIVPNSNLDPEYAYNFELGLQKMFGDRLKLDLSAFYTILDNALARRDFTVNGQDSVVYDGTLSQVQAIQNVASAKVWGAQASMELQISPSLNLSSDISLQKGEEDGPNGTTVPVRHVAPTFGSTHLTYEPGNLTIDAYADYNGEIPFSDLAPSEKGKPHLYALNSNGNPYSPSWYTLNLKSSYNISDNISLNFGVENITNQRYRPYSSGIAAPGRNIIFGIRGHI; encoded by the coding sequence ATGAAGAAGTATCTTTTAACGATGCTCTTAACAGTACTATATGTTTCTGGGGCATTTGCACAAAGCATTACCGTTGTTGATAAAGAGACCGGAGATCCACTGGAAGGAGTAAACATCTTTACCAAGGATCGGTCGATTGCAGAAGTCACGAATAGTCAAGGTAATGCATCCATTGAGGATTTCGCAGAAGCAGAAACCATAATTTTTAGCTACGTCGGATACAATACCGTCCGGTTCTCTTATAATGAAATAGCTAACAGAACTTCTCCAATCGCACTTCAGCAAAAACCGCTGTCTATGGGTGATATGGTAGTCTCGGCCAACCGCTGGAAACAGGATACTCGGGAAGTACCTGTATCAGTAGCCCAGATTACTCCCGAAGAAGCACAGCTTCAAAATCCACAGACTGCAGCCGATCTGCTGGGGGTCTCAAACGAAGTATTTATTCAAAAAAGCCAGATGGGAGGAGGCAGCCCCATGATTCGCGGCTTTGCCACCAATCGCGTGCTGCTGGTCATCGATGGCGTGCGGATGAATAACGCCATCTTCAGGGGTGGGAATCTACAAAACGTAATCTCACTCGATGCCAATGCCATCGAAAATACCGAGGTCGTACTCGGACCGGGATCCGTAACCTATGGCAGTGATGCCATCGGTGGCGTCATGAGCTTCAATACTCTGACGCCAAAACTTAGTGTTAGCAGTGAGCCCAGAATAGAAGGCAATACCCTGACGCGTATTTCTTCGGCAAACTGGGGCAAAACCGGTCATATTGATTTGAATCTCGGATTCAAAAATTGGGGGTCTGTTACCAGCCTGACCTATTCCGATTACCAAGATATGCGGATGGGTACCGACGGCCCCTCCGATTATCGACGGTCGCAATATGTGGAACGCATAAACGGACAAGATCAAGTCCTGACGAATGAGCGGCCAAACATCCAGCATCCCACCGGATATAACCAGGTAAATGTGATGCAGAAGTTTCGGTATCGACCGTCTGAAAGCTGGGATCTTAAGCTGGGCATGCATTATTCCACCACCACCAACCTGCCCCGTTACGATCGACTGACTGAAAAACAAAACGGACAGTTCCGAAAGGCAGAGTGGTATTACGGACCACAGCAATGGTTTATGACCAACTTCAATGCTACTTACTATTCTGATGCTGCCCTTTTTGACAAGCTCAAAACAACAGTGGCATATCAGGATTACGAGGAAAGCCGTAATGACCGCGACTTCCAAGACCCCAACCTGCGAAATCGCGAAGAGCATGTCCGTTCGTATTCGGCTAATGTTGATTTTGAGAAACAACTTACAAACCGCAGCACACTGTTTTATGGTCTTGAGGGTGTCATCAACAAGGTGTACTCGAACGCTCATGTGACTGATATTACGACCAATCAGCAAACGCCTACATCTACGCGCTATCCCGATGATTCACGATGGCAGTCGTATGCGGCCTTTGTAAATTATAAAAATAACCTCAGCGAGAAATTTACCCTTACAGCCGGTGCGCGCTACAATCAGTACCTGATTGACGCTACCATCGACGCGCCTCAGTTTCAATACAATTTTGGTAGAGCGGATATCAACCGCAGTGCTGTAACAGGAAGCGCCGGATTTGTATATCGTCCCACAGAAAGTTGGAAAATTGACGGCCATATCTCTACCGGCTTTCGCGCTCCCAATATCGACGATATCGGCAAAATATTTGATTCCGAACCGGGATCAGTTATCGTGCCTAATTCTAATCTGGACCCCGAATATGCCTACAACTTTGAGCTGGGACTCCAAAAAATGTTTGGGGATCGTCTAAAACTCGATTTATCTGCCTTCTATACCATTCTGGATAACGCCCTTGCCCGCCGTGACTTTACCGTCAACGGACAAGACAGCGTAGTTTATGACGGTACGCTAAGTCAGGTACAGGCCATCCAAAACGTAGCTTCAGCCAAAGTCTGGGGAGCACAGGCCAGCATGGAGCTTCAGATTTCTCCGTCACTCAACCTCTCGTCTGATATCAGCTTACAGAAGGGTGAAGAAGACGGACCCAATGGAACCACCGTGCCCGTACGTCACGTTGCCCCCACTTTTGGCAGCACCCATCTGACGTATGAACCCGGTAACCTGACTATTGATGCCTATGCTGACTATAACGGAGAGATTCCGTTTAGCGACTTAGCTCCATCCGAAAAGGGGAAACCGCATCTTTATGCGCTTAATAGCAACGGCAACCCCTATTCCCCAAGTTGGTACACCCTCAATCTAAAAAGCTCATATAATATTTCGGATAATATAAGCCTGAACTTTGGGGTTGAAAACATAACCAATCAACGCTACCGCCCATATTCTTCCGGTATTGCAGCGCCGGGTCGCAATATTATTTTTGGAATTCGCGGGCACATCTAA
- a CDS encoding DUF305 domain-containing protein, whose protein sequence is MMNISNSLWGRFILVVLFVAGMAACKSTENTKTASSTPEKDSLEELYWARKDSAKMSFTQADVKFMTGMIAHHAQALVMSRLAPKNGASQQVQTLAARIINAQKDEIQSMQKWLRTREQPVPQIEINGLILSITLDGKPYTSYRKMRGVLAQEKLEELAAARNKEFDKLFLKYMIQHHAGAVYMVENLFDTDGAAQDNRAFRLASDIQVDQRTEIERMRLMLDKLQKSS, encoded by the coding sequence ATGATGAATATCAGTAATTCCCTTTGGGGTCGTTTTATACTGGTCGTTCTTTTTGTGGCAGGGATGGCAGCATGTAAAAGTACAGAAAACACAAAGACTGCTTCTTCAACTCCTGAAAAAGATAGCTTAGAAGAACTTTACTGGGCGCGTAAAGACAGTGCAAAAATGTCATTTACGCAAGCTGATGTGAAATTTATGACGGGGATGATTGCTCATCATGCCCAAGCACTAGTTATGTCTCGGCTGGCTCCTAAAAATGGAGCTAGTCAGCAGGTACAAACACTGGCTGCGCGTATCATCAACGCCCAGAAAGATGAAATACAATCCATGCAGAAGTGGTTGCGTACTCGTGAACAACCCGTGCCCCAAATAGAAATTAACGGTCTCATCCTATCTATTACGCTTGATGGCAAGCCCTATACAAGCTACCGAAAAATGCGGGGTGTGCTCGCGCAAGAAAAGCTGGAAGAACTTGCTGCTGCGCGTAACAAAGAATTTGACAAACTTTTTCTCAAGTATATGATTCAACATCATGCAGGAGCCGTATATATGGTCGAAAATCTTTTCGACACCGATGGCGCAGCTCAGGATAACCGTGCCTTCCGCCTTGCCTCTGATATACAAGTAGATCAGCGTACTGAAATTGAACGTATGCGCCTGATGCTTGATAAGCTACAAAAATCAAGCTAA
- a CDS encoding LVIVD repeat-containing protein, with translation MAALMLISYSCATSSSSMEEMESTKTNIKPLSQVEAPTPDPRVGLEAGLFDAEEASWNMTMVAQKRPPEKYVGVTNSDLAFKGKYAIQGNYNGFLIWDISTPSSPKLVTDFLCPASQSDVSVYGDLLFVSGEGLGGRLDCGTEGIDKKVSEKRLRGIRIFNIDDIKNPEYVSNVQTCRGSHTHSVLKDPKDDENVYVYVSGSAPVRPSEELPGCSDAMPKEDPNSALFRIEVIKVPLDNPEKAEIVNSPRIFENLTEAPNHGMSPADAEQLAQAKEEGAFVAEIGGQPRIIPDRYVQIMLKQVMKEQGKTGEPTAADSAMLRKKLPEIIAERFGGNDEETEGPQRGPNQCHDITLYPEIGLAGGACEGYGLLLDINDPANPKRVDAVADSNFAYWHSATFNNEGDKVLFTDEWGGGGQPKCREKDPMEWGANAIFTISEDNTMDFQSYYKMPAPQTTQENCVAHNGSLIPIPDRDIMVQSWYQGGISVFDWTDPNNPVEIAFHDRGPVDSTQMQMGGSWSVYWYNGAIVNSEIARGLDIFKLEPSPYLTKNEIAAANTVTFEQLNPQGQPQYDWPATFALAKAYVDQLERNNGMSMNSISTVRKKLTKAENAPEAERREILTDVAEDVKKQGNNSSQPQKIRKLRNTLETLSTK, from the coding sequence ATGGCAGCATTGATGCTCATTAGTTATTCCTGTGCCACCTCTTCTTCATCGATGGAGGAAATGGAATCAACAAAGACGAACATTAAACCGTTAAGCCAGGTAGAAGCCCCCACTCCCGATCCACGTGTGGGATTGGAAGCAGGGTTATTTGATGCCGAAGAGGCCAGCTGGAATATGACTATGGTTGCTCAAAAACGTCCTCCGGAAAAATACGTAGGAGTAACTAATTCTGATCTTGCCTTTAAAGGAAAGTATGCCATCCAAGGTAATTATAACGGATTTCTTATATGGGATATCTCAACTCCCAGCTCTCCCAAGTTGGTAACTGACTTTCTCTGTCCGGCATCCCAAAGCGATGTATCAGTATATGGCGATCTCCTTTTTGTTTCCGGCGAAGGATTGGGCGGACGTCTGGACTGCGGAACTGAAGGTATAGATAAAAAAGTAAGCGAAAAACGACTACGCGGCATTCGAATTTTTAATATCGATGACATTAAAAATCCTGAGTACGTCTCTAATGTACAGACCTGTCGAGGTTCACATACTCATTCTGTGCTCAAGGATCCCAAAGATGATGAAAATGTTTATGTATATGTTTCCGGATCAGCTCCTGTACGCCCCAGTGAAGAACTACCCGGCTGCTCTGATGCTATGCCCAAGGAAGATCCCAACTCTGCCCTATTCCGTATTGAGGTTATAAAGGTGCCGCTGGACAATCCTGAAAAGGCAGAAATTGTCAACTCTCCGCGCATCTTTGAAAACTTAACGGAAGCACCAAATCACGGCATGTCTCCCGCTGATGCTGAGCAATTGGCCCAAGCCAAAGAAGAAGGAGCCTTTGTTGCTGAAATTGGCGGTCAGCCACGCATTATCCCCGACCGGTATGTTCAAATTATGCTTAAGCAAGTAATGAAAGAGCAGGGCAAGACAGGCGAACCTACTGCTGCCGACAGTGCTATGCTGCGCAAAAAGTTGCCTGAAATTATTGCTGAGCGTTTTGGTGGAAATGATGAGGAGACCGAAGGCCCACAGCGCGGGCCCAACCAGTGTCATGATATTACACTCTATCCCGAAATTGGACTAGCTGGAGGAGCCTGCGAAGGATATGGACTGCTGCTCGATATTAATGATCCGGCCAATCCAAAGCGCGTAGATGCGGTAGCCGACTCTAACTTTGCCTACTGGCACTCTGCGACCTTCAATAACGAAGGCGATAAAGTACTTTTTACGGATGAATGGGGCGGCGGCGGTCAACCCAAGTGCCGCGAAAAAGATCCTATGGAATGGGGGGCTAATGCTATCTTTACCATTAGTGAAGACAATACAATGGACTTTCAGTCTTATTACAAGATGCCTGCACCACAAACAACACAAGAAAACTGTGTAGCGCATAATGGGTCGTTAATTCCCATTCCCGACCGCGACATCATGGTGCAATCGTGGTATCAGGGGGGTATTTCTGTCTTCGACTGGACCGATCCCAATAATCCGGTTGAAATTGCTTTCCACGATCGCGGCCCTGTAGATTCTACCCAAATGCAGATGGGCGGCAGTTGGTCGGTATATTGGTACAATGGTGCTATTGTGAATTCCGAGATAGCCCGTGGATTGGACATTTTCAAATTGGAGCCAAGCCCATATCTAACGAAAAATGAGATAGCGGCTGCAAATACGGTCACCTTTGAACAACTTAATCCCCAAGGGCAGCCACAATACGACTGGCCGGCTACCTTCGCGCTTGCCAAAGCCTATGTAGATCAGCTGGAACGCAATAATGGAATGAGCATGAATTCGATTTCCACGGTCAGGAAGAAGCTTACAAAAGCTGAAAATGCACCTGAAGCTGAACGGCGTGAGATACTTACTGATGTAGCTGAGGACGTAAAAAAGCAGGGTAATAATTCAAGCCAGCCTCAAAAAATTCGCAAACTTCGCAATACCTTGGAAACGCTGTCTACTAAGTAG